In Zhaonella formicivorans, one DNA window encodes the following:
- the prfA gene encoding peptide chain release factor 1 → MLDKLQNIEDKYEELGRLLSDPAVIADQSQFQKHAKAHAGLEEIVTVFREYKKVLKEIDDAKSLLASEQDPELKEMAELELEELKSKVPKLEEKLKILLLPKDPNDEKNVIMEIRGGAGGDEAALFAGDLFRMYSRYAERQGWRLEILSDHPTDIGGYKEIIFAIEGQGAYSRLKFESGVHRVQRIPTTESGGRIHTSTVTVAVLPEAEEVDVQINPNDIRIDIFCSSGPGGQSVNTTQSAVRITHLPTGIVVSCQDEKSQHKNKDKAMKVLRARLLEKAQEEQQGELASARKSQVGTGDRSERIRTYNFPQSRVTDHRIGLTLHKLDLILDGELDEIIDALITTDQAEKLKKVE, encoded by the coding sequence ATGCTGGATAAACTGCAAAACATTGAAGATAAATACGAGGAGCTGGGCCGGCTGTTAAGCGATCCTGCGGTAATTGCCGACCAGTCCCAATTTCAGAAACATGCCAAAGCCCATGCCGGCCTGGAGGAAATTGTAACTGTATTCAGGGAATATAAAAAGGTCCTAAAAGAGATAGATGATGCCAAAAGCCTGTTAGCCAGCGAGCAGGACCCGGAACTAAAGGAGATGGCCGAACTGGAGCTGGAGGAACTGAAGTCCAAGGTGCCGAAACTGGAGGAAAAGCTGAAGATCCTGCTCCTACCCAAGGATCCTAACGACGAAAAGAACGTCATTATGGAGATCCGGGGCGGTGCCGGGGGCGATGAAGCAGCCCTGTTTGCCGGGGACTTGTTCAGAATGTATTCCCGCTATGCGGAGCGCCAGGGATGGCGCTTGGAGATTTTAAGCGACCATCCCACCGACATCGGCGGCTATAAGGAGATTATTTTCGCCATTGAAGGGCAGGGTGCGTACAGCCGCCTGAAGTTTGAAAGCGGCGTGCACCGAGTACAGCGCATTCCTACCACCGAGTCGGGCGGCAGAATTCATACTTCTACCGTAACCGTGGCGGTTTTGCCTGAGGCGGAAGAGGTGGATGTGCAAATTAACCCCAACGATATCAGGATAGACATTTTTTGTTCCAGCGGGCCCGGCGGCCAGTCGGTCAATACCACCCAGTCGGCGGTGCGGATTACCCACCTTCCTACGGGCATAGTTGTATCCTGCCAGGACGAAAAGTCCCAGCACAAGAATAAAGATAAAGCTATGAAAGTGTTGCGGGCGCGTCTTTTGGAAAAAGCCCAGGAAGAGCAGCAAGGCGAACTGGCCAGCGCCAGGAAAAGCCAGGTGGGGACCGGTGACCGCAGCGAAAGGATCCGGACTTATAATTTTCCTCAAAGCAGGGTAACCGACCACCGTATCGGCCTCACATTGCATAAGCTTGACCTTATTCTTGACGGGGAATTAGACGAGATTATTGATGCCTTGATTACCACTGACCAAGCCGAGAAGCTAAAGAAGGTGGAATAA